The Ferrovibrio sp. MS7 sequence GCCGCCGATGGACTCTACCGCGTCATCGGGCGGGAGAACCACGAGGCCGGATTGCCACTCTGCATCATGCAGCTCGAAGGCCATGGCATGATGCGCGACCGTGTCTATGGCATCAGCAACACGCTGTTCCATGCGCCCTACTACCAGCGCCACGTGATTGGCACGGCACGGCTGCTGGGCACAGAAACCGGCGAGGTGCTGGCGGAGGCGAACTATGCCGTGTTCCGCACCCGCCCTGGTGCCGGCATGACCGGCGGCGTGTCGGAAGTGTTCAATGTCGGGCGCTATATCGACCGCTTTCGGTGTCAGGAGGATGGCCGCCTGCTGCTCAGCCGCCGCGACTGTGTATTCGACAGTGAAATGATCCTGAATTCGCTCATTTACCCGATCTAGCCGAGCGGCTACAGTCCGGCCAGTTTTGGCAAGGGGCAGTTATGTCGTTCGGCGGCGAGGCGGTCTATTTCAACCGGGTGCGGCAGGAAATCCTGCCGCTATTGCCTGCTACGCCTGGCCGTTATCTTGAAATCGGCTGCGGCGCCGGCGCAACGCTGGCGCATATCCGCACTCTCGGCCTGGCAACCTGGGCCGGCGGCGTCGAATTCAGCCCGGAAGCCGCTAAGCGGGCGGGAGAGAAGGGCTTCGACCTGCTGCTGCAGGGTGATGTCGAGACCATGGCCTTGCCGCTCGAGCCGGGATCGCTGGATGTGATTCTCTGCCTTGATGTGCTGGAGCATCTGCGCGACCCCTGGG is a genomic window containing:
- a CDS encoding aromatic-ring-hydroxylating dioxygenase subunit beta, which codes for MTPPKMVLEELLLRSEIDRFNADYAALLDTGDFTRWPDCFAADGLYRVIGRENHEAGLPLCIMQLEGHGMMRDRVYGISNTLFHAPYYQRHVIGTARLLGTETGEVLAEANYAVFRTRPGAGMTGGVSEVFNVGRYIDRFRCQEDGRLLLSRRDCVFDSEMILNSLIYPI